The Armatimonadota bacterium nucleotide sequence CCCGCAGCCACTCGTCCCCCAGACCCGACTTCAACCCGAGACGCCGGGCCTCTTCCAGGCGCTGTGCGGGAATCGCGGCCACCACCCGAAGCCGCAGACTACCCGTCTGGTGCAGGCGTTGCAAAACCGCGAGCACCGACCGGTCCTCCCCGGGTCCCGCCATGTGGTGGACCCCGGTGATCCCGTGTCGGTGGAGATGGCGGACGGCCTCCAGAACCGCGGATTCCACCTCCGACTCCGGAGGTGGGGGAACGGCCCGGGCCACGAGGGCCGTGGCAGCCTCCCTGAGCACCCCCGTGGGCGTTCCTCCCACCCGCTCGATGACTCCGCCGGGCGGGTCCGGGGTCCCCGGACCCACGCCCGACCGCGCCAGGGCCTGGGAGTTGCACCAGAGGAGGTGCCCGTCCCGGCTCCACAGGACCACGGGGCTCTCCGGGGCGACGGCGTCGAGGTCCTCCCGACTGGGCACCTCCCCCTCCGGCCACCGACTCGGCTCCCACCCCCGCCCCAGGATCCAGGTGCCGGGAGTCGTCCGCCGCACCGCTTCCGCCACCCGCAAGACCGCTTCCCGCAGGGAACGCGCACCTTCCAGGTCCACCTGGCGACGGGAAAGGCCGAGGGCCACCAGGTGCAGGTGCGCGTCCGTGAAGGCCGGGAGGACCACAAGTCCTCCCAGGTCCACCTCCGGAAACTCCGGAAACCGGCTCCGCACTTCCGCATCCGTTCCCAGGGCCACGATCCGGCCCTGCCAGCAGGCCAGGGCCTGAGCCACGGTATCCCCGCGATCCAGGGTGTAGATCCTGCCGTTGTGGAACCGAATGCCCCGCACTACGGGCTCTCCGGCGCGGCCAGAGCGGACAGCTCCTCCACCTCCTCCGGGGTGAGCTGGACCTCCGCGGCCCGGGCGTTTGCCGCCACCTGTTCGGGTCTGGTGGCCCCCGCGATCACCGTGCAAACCGCGGGCCGGTGGAGGAGCCACGCGAGGGCGATCTGCGCGAGTTCATGTCCCCGTTTGCGGGCCCACTCCTCCAGCCGTCGCACCACGGCGAAGTTCCGCGGAGTGGCGAACCGGTTCCGCATGTGTTCCAGCTGCGCGAACCGGGTCCCGGGAGGGGCTGGCTCCCCTTCCCGGTACTTCCCCGTGAGCAGCCCCCCGGCCAGAGGGAAGTACGGGATCACGCCTACCCCCAGGGCGGCGCAGGCGGGCAACAGCTCCCGCTCGATCGCGCGGTTCAGGAGGCTGTATTCCGGCTGCACCGTGGCGAATCGTGCCCATCCGTTCCGGTCTGAGATCCACAGGGACCACACCAACTGCCAAGCGGCGAAGTTGGAGCACCCGATGTAGCGCACCTTACCCTGTCGCACGAGGTCGTTGAGGGCCTCCAGGGTCTCCTCCAGAGGGGTTTCCGGATCCCATCGGTGGATCTGGTAGAGGTCCACGTAGTCCGTCTGCAGCCTCCGCAGGCTGCGCTCGATGCCGCCCAGGATGCGGGCCCGGGAGGCCCCCCGTTGGTTGGGGCCCGGGCCCAGCTCCCACCCCACCTTGGTCGCGATGACCGCCTCCTCCCGATGCCCCCGAAGGGCTCGGCCCAGGAACTCCTCCGATTGCCCGCCCCCGTAGCTGTCCGCGGTGTCGAAGAAGTTGATCCCGCAGTCCAGGGCCGCGTGCACCACCCGGGCGGTCTGCTCCGCGTCGCACACCCGTCCGAAGTTGTTCCCGCCCAAGCCCACCACGGAGACCTTCAGCCCCGTGGAACCCAAGCGCCGGTATCGCACGTCCCACCTCCGACGTCCGCTTCCTTCTCCCATTGTGAATGGCGGAAACCACGGACAGGAGGGGTTTCTCATGGATCCGTCGTAATAACCCTTTCCAAAGGCCGTTCGCCAAAGGGGGTGGTGGAGGTGCGGAGAAGGCCCGGGCTGTTCCTGGTCGGGATCCTGGGGGTGATGGGATCCCTGATCCTTGGGGGAATTGCTCGTTCGAGCCCCACGGGGCCCTATGGGGGGATCCTGCGGGTGGTGGACGAACCGCCGGGGGAGCCGTTCGGGGTTCCCTGGGAGATCACGGCGTTCGGCACCATCCCCGCCATCCCCTCCCTGGAACCGCCCATCTGGATGGACCGGGACGGGACCCCGAAGCCCCTCCTGGCTCGGCGATGGGAGCTCTCCTCGGACCGCCGGCAGCTCACCCTGTTGCTCCGGAGGGGCGTCCGGTTTCACGACGGCTCCACGTTCGACGCCCGGGCGGTGCAGTTTGCCCTGGAAAACCAGAAGAAGGTGGGGCGCTTCCCGGACCTGGTCCGGGTGGAGGTCCTGGGACCGGACCGGGTGCGGCTTGTGTACCGGCGGTGGGACAACCGGATCCTGGTGGGGTTGGCAGGGACCTTCGCCATGGTGGTCTCTCCCCAGGCCATCTCGCGGATGGGACTGGAGCGCGCGCGGTGGCACCCCGTGGGAACGGGGCCGTTCCAGTTCGTCCGGTACGAGCGGGACAGCTACGTCCGATACCGGAAGTTCCCCCAGTACTGGGACCGCGGCAAACCCTATCTGGATGAGCTGGAGCTGCGGTTCATCCGTGACCTCCAGACCCTCAAGGCCGCCCTGCTGGCCCGGCAGGTGGACGTGGCGGGCATCCAGGATCCCCGGGTGATCCGGGAGCTCGCGGCGGCGGGTTTCCGGCTCGTGGGTGCACCCAACTACATCGTGATGCTGGTGCCGGACAGCGCGAACGCCAATTCCCCCCTTGCGAAGCGGGAGGTCCGGGAGGCCGTCTCGTACGCCATCGATCGGCAGGCCATCGTGCAGGCCCTGGGCCCCGGCGTCCTCCAGGTCACCCATCAGATCGCCTTCCCGGAGCACAACGCCTATCTGCGCGACCTCCCGCCCACGCCGTACAACCCGAACCGTGCCAAGGAGCTGCTCGCCCAGGCCGGGTATCCCAACGGATTCCGGACACGGCTCATCGCCCCGCCCTTCGTGGAGCGGGACGCGGTGGTGGCCATCCAGCGGTACCTTTCGGAGGCTGGCATCCAGGCGGATCTGGAGTTCCCGGAGATCGGGCGATACCGGGAGTACCAGACCAAGGGATGGACCGGGTTCCTGGTGCAGCTTTACGGGTTCTTCGCGAACTACAACAGCAT carries:
- a CDS encoding amidohydrolase; translation: MRGIRFHNGRIYTLDRGDTVAQALACWQGRIVALGTDAEVRSRFPEFPEVDLGGLVVLPAFTDAHLHLVALGLSRRQVDLEGARSLREAVLRVAEAVRRTTPGTWILGRGWEPSRWPEGEVPSREDLDAVAPESPVVLWSRDGHLLWCNSQALARSGVGPGTPDPPGGVIERVGGTPTGVLREAATALVARAVPPPPESEVESAVLEAVRHLHRHGITGVHHMAGPGEDRSVLAVLQRLHQTGSLRLRVVAAIPAQRLEEARRLGLKSGLGDEWLRVGFVKIFADGTLGSQTAAMLEPYEGQQNMGIPAYEREELVELVTRAARAGWSCAVHAIGDRANRWTLDAFEAAQDASRQYGLRHRVEHAQLVHPTDLPRFGQLRLVASMQPIHCASDEAIARRYWGPRSGYAYAWRSLLRSGAVLAFGSDAPVEVPDVLRGMYVAVFRRHPEDGRELPGPEEALSVREALRAYTLGPAYAAGEEHLKGSLEVGKVADFVAVDRDVLRQPETLREARVRMTVLGGEVVFSE
- a CDS encoding aldo/keto reductase — protein: MRYRRLGSTGLKVSVVGLGGNNFGRVCDAEQTARVVHAALDCGINFFDTADSYGGGQSEEFLGRALRGHREEAVIATKVGWELGPGPNQRGASRARILGGIERSLRRLQTDYVDLYQIHRWDPETPLEETLEALNDLVRQGKVRYIGCSNFAAWQLVWSLWISDRNGWARFATVQPEYSLLNRAIERELLPACAALGVGVIPYFPLAGGLLTGKYREGEPAPPGTRFAQLEHMRNRFATPRNFAVVRRLEEWARKRGHELAQIALAWLLHRPAVCTVIAGATRPEQVAANARAAEVQLTPEEVEELSALAAPESP
- a CDS encoding ABC transporter substrate-binding protein; its protein translation is MRRRPGLFLVGILGVMGSLILGGIARSSPTGPYGGILRVVDEPPGEPFGVPWEITAFGTIPAIPSLEPPIWMDRDGTPKPLLARRWELSSDRRQLTLLLRRGVRFHDGSTFDARAVQFALENQKKVGRFPDLVRVEVLGPDRVRLVYRRWDNRILVGLAGTFAMVVSPQAISRMGLERARWHPVGTGPFQFVRYERDSYVRYRKFPQYWDRGKPYLDELELRFIRDLQTLKAALLARQVDVAGIQDPRVIRELAAAGFRLVGAPNYIVMLVPDSANANSPLAKREVREAVSYAIDRQAIVQALGPGVLQVTHQIAFPEHNAYLRDLPPTPYNPNRAKELLAQAGYPNGFRTRLIAPPFVERDAVVAIQRYLSEAGIQADLEFPEIGRYREYQTKGWTGFLVQLYGFFANYNSMIGFYYIEAPEVYVSLRRPPQLQTLFQQSIATLQPEAARTQAVHRLLLEDRTVIPLWMGPRVYVTAPYVHNTYHMRGVAWPFWKPGEAWVERR